The Brachionichthys hirsutus isolate HB-005 chromosome 11, CSIRO-AGI_Bhir_v1, whole genome shotgun sequence genome includes a window with the following:
- the serpini1 gene encoding neuroserpin: protein MLILDISSALLFLSALLPSYVSQVADVPEDATSNFSVRLYRRLEAAGEQDNIIFSPLSVAVALGMVELGARGASLEEIRRAVGFSHLVPGAEFSLLQNLTAALPDDDAHYTIRFANSLFLQEGVAFNPEFLHLVREYFRAEVETVDFSESAAVAEQINSWVENHTESKIRELLSAEDFTSVTRLTLVNAVYFRGSWKNQFRPENTRTFSFSRDDGSEVQTLMMYQQGDFYYGEFSDGSQEAGGVYQVLEMPYEGEDMSMMIVLPRQEVPLASLEHVIKAPLLVEWANNVKQQKVEVYLPRFKVEQKIDLKSVLQELGIKEIFTNGADLSAMTDAKDLYIGKAVQKAYLEVTEEGAEGAAGSGMIALTRNLVLYPQVMADHPFFFVIRNRRTGSVLFMGRVMTPEVVEPNDHDEPNDHDFDSM from the exons ATGCTGATCCTGGATATTTCGTccgcgctcctcttcctctccgcccTGCTGCCGAGCTACGTCAGCCAGGTGGCGGACGTGCCGGAGGACGCTACGTCCAACTTCTCCGTCCGGCTGTACCGCCGGCTGGAGGCGGCGGGGGAGCAGGACAACATCATCTTCTCCCCGCTGAGCGTGGCCGTCGCCCTGGGCATGGTGGAGCTGGGGGCCAGGGGTGCTTCGCTGGAGGAGATACGGCGGGCTGTGGGATTCAGCCACCTGGTGCCAG GCGCGGAGTTCTCCTTGCTCCAGAACCTGACGGCGGCGCTGCCGGACGACGACGCCCACTACACGATCCGATTCGCCAACAGCCTCTTCCTGCAGGAGGGCGTCGCCTTTAACCCGGAGTTTCTGCACCTGGTGAGGGAGTACTTCCGGGCCGAAGTGGAAACGGTGGACTTCAGTGAATCGGCAGCCGTGGCCGAGCAGATCAACAGCTGGGTGGAAAATCACACGGAGA GTAAGATCCGGGAGCTGCTATCGGCGGAGGACTTCACCAGCGTGACCCGCCTGACCCTGGTGAACGCCGTCTACTTCAGGGGCTCCTGGAAAAACCAGTTCAGGCCGGAGAACACCAGAACCTTCTCCTTCAGCAGAGACGACGGCTCCGAAGTCCAGACGCTGATGATGTACCAGCAGGGAGACTTCtactacg GTGAGTTCAGCGACGGCTCACAGGAAGCTGGCGGCGTGTACCAGGTGTTGGAGATGCCCTACGAGGGGGAGGACATGTCCATGATGATCGTTCTGCCCCGGCAGGAGGTACCGCTGGCCTCTCTGGAGCACGTCATCAAAGCGCCGCTGCTGGTGGAGTGGGCTAACAATGTCAAGCAGCAGAAAGTGGAGGTCTACCTGCCCAG GTTCAAAGTGGAGCAGAAGATCGACCTGAAGAGCGTCCTGCAGGAGCTGGGGATAAAGGAGATCTTCACCAACGGCGCCGACCTCTCCGCCATGACAG acgcGAAGGACCTGTACATCGGGAAGGCGGTCCAGAAGGCCTACCTGGAGGTGACTGAAGAGGGGGCGGAGGGAGCCGCTGGATCAG ggatGATCGCCCTGACCAGGAATCTGGTGCTGTACCCTCAGGTCATGGCCGATCACCCCTTCTTCTTCGTCATCAGAAACAGaaggacag GCTCCGTCCTCTTCATGGGGAGGGTCATGACCCCCGAAGTCGTCGAGCCCAACGATCACGACGAGCCCAACGATCACGACTTCGACTCCATGTAG
- the golim4a gene encoding Golgi integral membrane protein 4a, which yields MGNGVCSRRQRKVLQWLLLGSVVCGLLYGGMASYEMHKQLKRTEAMALKYQQHQESLSAQLQVVYEHRSRLEKSLQKERLEHKKAKEDFLAHKTDAQQTLNKEKQESISRYNSIRVQHQMLKNQHDDLKKQYYELQDQHEAESRDNNRLLDEHRQHYEKLQQIKQVELTGMKDNIFNLREENKQLRKAHHDIHTQLQDAQVRHQDLKASHNQLTLTLEDHKSALVAAQVQMEEYKQLKDSLSRTSHQGRPEQRPPSEHLQPAAIATQHQDHEVAKKPLGADPDLKEDHQDTKSRPGHQKEEEKDKEEEEEESHHALSDKEGEAERRRELAEEEMAQAGQLQQLEEDLDQPQEGQERQEEEEEEEEEEKPEPEEEQPDQNALDQNGPHPALLVQREARAHVERVKSAYEQQQEQQRLEAQRAEERRLIQERQEALQAQRSRVLKEREQRLREEQEREQRQHGEADRREQSMREEQQRKKVEYENVDNDVVRGEDGHHADGEEKRDLHMLHEEEEDNGGHRQGEVDPEDDPNNQGEDEFEEAEEDQSDHGVREEEEDEEEEEAVKEEPAVVPVQRRDIHPGPRQPVVREEVVMAANPDQQEDVLDDQYQEEDEEDIGDPKREEMEDAGEDPFNEENLDQVEIKNQEGQGNEADHQKEAGNNEEDHYDDEEVEAYNGAVNKKGANQRAEM from the exons ATGGGGAACGGGGTCTGCTCGCGGAGGCAGCGGAAGGTCCTCCAGTGGCTCCTGCTGGGGTCGGTGGTCTGCGGGCTGCTGTACGGGGGGATGGCCTCCTACGAGATGCACAAGCAGCTCAAGAGGACCGAGGCGATGGCGCTGAAGTACCAGCAGCACCAAGAGTCGCTGTCGGCACAGCTCCAAG TGGTGTACGAGCATCGCTCCAGACTGGAGAAGTCTCTTCAGAAGGAGAGATTAGAGCACAAAAAGGCCAAAGAAG ATTTTCTGGCACATAAAACGGATGCACAGCAGACTTTGAACAAGGAAAAG CAAGAGTCCATCAGCAGGTACAATTCAATACGGGTGCAACACCAGATGCTAAAG AATCAGCACGACGACTTGAAGAAGCAGTACTACGAGCTGCAGGACCAGCACGAAGCCGAGAGCAGGGACAACAACCGGCTGCTGGACGAGCACAGGCAGCACtacgagaagctgcagcagatcaAGCAGGTGGAGCTCACCGGGATGAAag ATAATATATTTAACCTGAGGGAGGAAAACAAGCAGCTGAGAAAAGCCCACCACGACATCCACACGCAGCTACAGGACGCGCAG gttcGCCATCAGGACCTGAAGGCGTCGCACAATCAGCTCACACTGACGCTGGAGGACCACAAGAGTGCGCTGGTCGCTGCTCAG GTCCAAATGGAAGAATACAAGCAGCTCAAGGATTCCCTGAGCAGGACATCCCATCAGGGACGGCCGGAACAACGCCCTCCTTCTGAGCATCTGCAGCCCGCTGCCATAGCAACGCAGCATCAGGATCACGAAGTAGCAAAAAAGCCTCTCGGAGCAGATCCTGATCTCAAGGAGGATCATCAGGACACAAAGTCCAGG CCGGGCcatcaaaaggaggaggagaaggacaaggaggaggaggaggaggagtcccaCCATGCCTTATCAGACAAAGAGGGAgaggctgagaggaggagggagctggcggaggaggagatggcTCAAGCGGGACAGCTTCAGCAGCTAGAGGAGGACCTGGACCAACCACAGGAAGGGCAGGagcgtcaggaggaggaggaggaggaggaggaggaggagaagccggAGCCGGAAGAAGAACAGCCAGACCAGAACGCACTGGACCAA AACGGCCCCCACCCGGCGCTCCTGGTGCAGCGCGAGGCGCGAGCCCACGTGGAGCGCGTGAAGTCGGCCtacgagcagcagcaggagcagcagcgccTGGAGGCCCAGCGGGCCGAGGAGCGCCGGCTGATCCAGGAGCGtcaggaggcgctgcaggccCAGAGGAGCAGGGTGCtgaaggagagggagcagcggctgagggaggagcaggagagggagcagcggcAGCACGGGGAGGCCGACAGGCGGGAGCAGTCGATGagagaggagcagcaaag GAAGAAGGTCGAGTACGAGAACGTGGACAACGACGTCGTTCGGGGGGAGGACGGTCACCACGCCGACGGGGAAGAGA AGAGAGACCTTCACATGCtgcacgaggaagaggaggacaacgGGGGGCATCGCCAG GGCGAGGTCGACCCCGAGGACGACCCCAACAACCAGGGAGAGGACGAGTTcgaggaggccgaggaggacCAGTCCGACCACGGGGTgcgagaagaagaggaagacgaggaggaggaggaggcggtgaaAGAGGAGCCGGCCGTGGTGCCGGTCCAGCGCAGAGACATACACCCGGGTCCCAGGCAGCCTGTGGTCAGGGAGGAAGTGGTG atgGCTGCAAACCCAGATCAACAGGAAGACGTGCTGGACGACCAGtaccaggaggaggacgag GAGGACATTGGGGATCCGAAGAGAGAAGAGATGGAGGATGCAGGAGAGGATCCGTTTAATGAGGAGAACCTCGATCAG GTCGAAATCAAAAACCAGGAGGGACAAGGAAATGAGGCCGACCACCAGAAAGAGGCCGGGAATAACGAGGAAGACCATTATGACGACGAAGAAGTGGAGGCATACAATGGAGCTGTCAACAAGaagggagccaatcagagggcagAGATGTGA